Part of the Shewanella eurypsychrophilus genome is shown below.
TCAGTTGCTCGTTATCAATAAAGGATAGCAATGACTTAGGCTGCCCTCCTTCAAGTGCAGCCTTAATGCGCCTTTGTATGCTCGTATAATCAGAGGACTCTGGTGTAGCTGCCATCTTGGCTCGAATAGGATTCAAGTCTACGTAAGCCATACAGGTTAAAACCGCGGCTTCATCTAGTAAAGCTTGGGACTTAAACCGACCTTCCCAGAAGCGACCAGTACACTTGTCCTCTTTATTGGCCATTCGAGCAATGGGTTCATTTAAACACCGCATAAACCAGCTAATATCACTTAAACGACTTCTGTATTGAGCAATTGAATGCCTTAGCAGTGATAAGTTTTGCTCTTCTACGAGCTCTCCTTTCGCAAACCTTTGGGTTAGCTCAGTCCCTTTAAACAGTTGATGCCACTGCTCTACGACCTCTCTATCTGTCCAGCTATTAGCTAACTCAATATCGATTCGCAGCACCAGATGTAGGTGGTTACTCATCACAACATAAGCGGCTATATCGATAGCAAAAACTTCACCTAACTTAAGTAACTGCGATTCAACCCAATTTCGTCGATGCTCATAGGATTGCCCTGTATTAGGATCAACTCCTGTAAGCCAGGCTTTACGAACACATCTTGAGACTGTGTGGTACCAGAGCGTGTCTTCTACACTGATTTGGGTTCTTCTAGGACAGGGCATAACAACCTCCCACTTCAACCAATAACTAAAGTTTAGTAGGAAATGAGAAAAACACCATTAACTATGGGTGGCCTGATTCTGTTACTGGCCTGATTTTGTTCTTAAGCACCCGCTTACAAAAATATTTTAGAGTTGCCAGTAGCGAGATCTAACTCAATGATGTTTTCAAGTTTCATCTGCTCTAGGGCACCATTTATTGCACTACAAAGTGTTTTACCTGAGATGGAATCTTGGCAAACGTAAAATACATCTAATACATCAATGGGCTTATCTAGATCATAATATATCTGCTCAGCGTGTTTACTATTTTCTATTGCGGCGACGGTGGATTTGTTATCGCCAATAATCGCATCGATATAGCCTCGCATTAACCTTTCAATATTGACATTATCATTCTTGGTATAGTCTAATTTTATATTCTGATTATTTGTAATGTTCTCGCCGTAGCTATAGCCAGTCACAGCCCCGACGACCTTACCCTCTAAGTCATCTAGCGTTTTTATACCTGAGCCAACCTTAGTAAACAGGACGATTTTCTTAAGATAAAACGGATCTGAGATGATGACATCGCGCTCGGGAAGGTTTTCTAATAACTCTGGGAAATAGGCATCCAGCTTATGGTGTGTAAAGTCGCGCTGAGTACGCTTGGTTGGCTGAATAATGAGGTTGGTATCGAGTGATAAGCGTCGTAAAACTTCGTTATGCATTTTGATAAAAAGACCTTGTTGCTGGTCTATGACAAGGTTTGGTATGTAGTAACTACCAATATTGGTACCAAAAGCAGTCGTTGAATAGAGAGCTAAAACTAAAAATATGAGGAATAAATACCGCATTCACTGAGGCCTTTTGAGAGATGCTTAATATCTTTATTATTATGCATCTCAATCCTAGAGCAAAAAAAGAGTAAAGACTAGTGGCACTCAACAGCTAGAGACTGAGAGTGATACCGAAGCCCTTCATCTTACCTTTACCTTTTGCCTACCACTCACTAACAGTCGTAAGCACAAGTTGATGCAGATTTAGCACTTCTATCTTTACCGTGCTCCAGTTGACGCTCGGCATCTTGTACTGAGATCTTTTGGAAGAACACTTGCATGATAAGGTTAAGCCTTTCTTCAGCGTTGCCAAATTTATCCATACCACCATACTGTACTGAATCGAAATCAAGTTCTGCCACCTTGTTTCCTTTGCTATCAGTCACGTCTAAGTTTACGTAGCGCATATAGGTTGCAATATCCCACCACCAGTTAGCATTGAACTCGAACATAACCTGATCATCTGCTAATTGAGCTGTAGGGCTCGCGGTGGTCTTAGACACCTTATAACCGTTATCGACCATCCAATTGGTCACAATACTTCTTACATTTGCAGTCTGCTTCGAATCGTTTGTCATCACGATCTCTTTATCGAAGTTAGGATCCATCTGCTTTAACTCTGTTAGACCGTTACTTGAACAAGCTGTAACAGTGAGTAAAATCATCCCGAGTAATATTTTTTTCATCTGGCTCTCTCTTTTGTGTGTAGCAGGATTTTACAGCAAGGACTACACAGCAGTCTACTCAACCAGCTACTCCCGGCAATTTATTTAGACAGTGAGGCACCACTACTGGCAAGTAATAGCTGACCTGAACGAGTTTCCAGATAATCGCCGTGTGCCACTTTTCGCCTGCCATTCACCCATAAATCACGTAAGCCAGTTGCATAAACCTCTGGCTGCTCTATCGTCGAATTGTCACAGAAATTGGCATCAAACAAGCAGATATCGGCATAGTAGCCCGGCGCTAACTTACCTCGCTTATTGAGCGAAAAAGTATCAGCGCTCAAGGCCGTCATTTTATGAACCGCCTGCTCAAGCGGCAGTAACTGACGCTGCGTGACAAATTGGTGAATAATCCGAGGAAATGAACCACAAACTCTTGGGTGAAGCCGACCGCCGAATATCGTATCTGTACCGACCATCCCCCTCGGGTGCTGAAAAATACGTTCTACCAGCTCCTCATCCATAAAGTAATCAATCATACGTACGTTACCGCGCTCACTGATAAGAAGATCAAGCGCAAAATCAACCGGGTGCTGATCAGTCTTTAGTGCACACTCTGCAATAGAGCACCCTAGCCACTGCTGAGCCGCCTGACTTTCAACTTCACAAATCAAAATATTATCCCAGCCTAATAACGCCGGCAGGTTATCCCACGGCTCACCAGCCTGAGGTAAAATTCGTTCGGCAAACCAACTCCGAACCTCCCGCCTGACGGCTGGCGCTCTCAGTGCGCTCATCAGTGCTTCTGGTGCGTATGTACGAATAAGGCTCGGAGGCAAAATAGAAAGCAGTGTCGTACTGCCATAATGATACGGATACTGATCAAACGTGAGTTCATGGCGATCTATCAGCGCCAATAACGAAGTTAATTTAGAGGCATTGCGGCGGCCGATCAGTTTTAGGTGAGAGATATGCAGCTGGCATCCAGCTTGCTGCGACAGAGCAATCATCTCCTGCAAAGCCTCGAGGATCTCATCGCTTTCACTGCGCATATGCACAACTAATGGCTTATGGTGGGCGGCAGCAACCTGAGCCAGAGTTAACAGCTCACGCTGATCACTAAATAACGCCGGGTGATAAATTAGCCCCAAACTGATACCACGGGCCCCCGCTCCCAACGCTTCATCAGCCAACTGAGCCAGCTTGCGACGCTGATTTTTATCCATCGCCAAACAGCTGTTACCACA
Proteins encoded:
- a CDS encoding transposase, yielding MPCPRRTQISVEDTLWYHTVSRCVRKAWLTGVDPNTGQSYEHRRNWVESQLLKLGEVFAIDIAAYVVMSNHLHLVLRIDIELANSWTDREVVEQWHQLFKGTELTQRFAKGELVEEQNLSLLRHSIAQYRSRLSDISWFMRCLNEPIARMANKEDKCTGRFWEGRFKSQALLDEAAVLTCMAYVDLNPIRAKMAATPESSDYTSIQRRIKAALEGGQPKSLLSFIDNEQLNQPKGVNFALQDYLQLVDETGRILGGDKRGSISVSSSKLLTQLNISTDSWVKLTSEFGKIFHGPVGTLHELTNFCDHLQKRRRHFAKCCKYLEDG
- a CDS encoding substrate-binding periplasmic protein; translated protein: MRYLFLIFLVLALYSTTAFGTNIGSYYIPNLVIDQQQGLFIKMHNEVLRRLSLDTNLIIQPTKRTQRDFTHHKLDAYFPELLENLPERDVIISDPFYLKKIVLFTKVGSGIKTLDDLEGKVVGAVTGYSYGENITNNQNIKLDYTKNDNVNIERLMRGYIDAIIGDNKSTVAAIENSKHAEQIYYDLDKPIDVLDVFYVCQDSISGKTLCSAINGALEQMKLENIIELDLATGNSKIFL
- a CDS encoding Sbal_3080 family lipoprotein — protein: MKKILLGMILLTVTACSSNGLTELKQMDPNFDKEIVMTNDSKQTANVRSIVTNWMVDNGYKVSKTTASPTAQLADDQVMFEFNANWWWDIATYMRYVNLDVTDSKGNKVAELDFDSVQYGGMDKFGNAEERLNLIMQVFFQKISVQDAERQLEHGKDRSAKSASTCAYDC
- a CDS encoding N-acyl-D-amino-acid deacylase family protein, which translates into the protein MRQLIRKATVIDGSGGAAFKGDVLIDNQMIADVAPLITAAADNVIDADGAYVAPGFIDVHSHADLATFSPQGFKPKVLQGITTELVGLCGLGVAPLPKALQDEVRERLIIGNPAVDWNWDDFTSYGLALKQRGLEVNLSFFVPHGLLRYQICGNSCLAMDKNQRRKLAQLADEALGAGARGISLGLIYHPALFSDQRELLTLAQVAAAHHKPLVVHMRSESDEILEALQEMIALSQQAGCQLHISHLKLIGRRNASKLTSLLALIDRHELTFDQYPYHYGSTTLLSILPPSLIRTYAPEALMSALRAPAVRREVRSWFAERILPQAGEPWDNLPALLGWDNILICEVESQAAQQWLGCSIAECALKTDQHPVDFALDLLISERGNVRMIDYFMDEELVERIFQHPRGMVGTDTIFGGRLHPRVCGSFPRIIHQFVTQRQLLPLEQAVHKMTALSADTFSLNKRGKLAPGYYADICLFDANFCDNSTIEQPEVYATGLRDLWVNGRRKVAHGDYLETRSGQLLLASSGASLSK